One Lutra lutra chromosome 7, mLutLut1.2, whole genome shotgun sequence DNA window includes the following coding sequences:
- the LOC125105345 gene encoding non-POU domain-containing octamer-binding protein-like, with amino-acid sequence MQSNKTFNLEKQNHTPRKHHHQQHHQQQQQQPPPPPIPANGQQASSQNEGLTIDLKNFRKPGEKTFTQRSRLFVGNLPPDITEEEMRKLFEKYGKAGEVFIHKDKGFGFIRLETRTLAEIAKVELDNMPLRGKQLRVRFACHSASLTVRNLPQYVSNELLEEAFSVFGQVERAVVIVDDRGRPSGKGIVEFSGKPAARKALDRCSEGSFLLTTFPRPVTVEPMDQLDDEEGLPEKLVIKNQQFHKERE; translated from the coding sequence ATGCAGAGCAATAAAACCTTTAACTTGGAGAAACAAAACCATACTCCAAGGAAGCATCACCACCAGCAGCACcaccagcagcaacagcagcagccgCCACCGCCACCAATACCTGCAAATGGGCAACAGGCCAGCAGCCAGAATGAAGGCTTGACTATCGACCTGAAGAATTTTAGGAAACCAGGAGAGAAGACCTTCACCCAACGTAGCCGGCTCTTTGTGGGCAATCTTCCTCCTGACATCACTGAGGAGGAGATGAGGAAACTATTTGAGAAATATGGGAAGGCCGGCGAAGTCTTCATTCATAAGGATAAGGGCTTTGGCTTTATCCGCTTGGAAACACGAACCCTAGCGGAGATTGCCAAAGTAGAACTGGACAACATGCCACTCCGTGGAAAGCAGCTGCGTGTGCGCTTTGCCTGCCATAGTGCATCCCTTACAGTCCGAAACCTTCCTCAGTATGTTTCCAATGAACTGCTGGAGGAAGCCTTTTCGGTGTTTGGCCAGGTGGAAAGGGCTGTGGTCATTGTGGATGATCGAGGAAGGCCCTCAGGAAAAGGCATTGTTGAATtctcagggaagccagctgctcGGAAAGCTCTGGACAGGTGCAGTGAAGGCTCCTTCCTGCTAACCACATTTCCTCGGCCTGTGACTGTGGAGCCCATGGACCAGTTGGATGATGAAGAGGGACTTCCAGAGAAGCTGGTTATAAAGAACCAGCAATTTCACAAGGAGCGAGAGTAG